A stretch of the Mycobacterium shigaense genome encodes the following:
- a CDS encoding urease subunit alpha — protein sequence MASLSRDRYSALFGPTTGDRIRLADTDLLVEITEDRSGGPGSAGDEAVFGGGKVLRESMGQGRASRADGAPDTVITGAVILDHWGIIKADIGIRDGRIVAIGKAGNPDVMSGVHPDLVVGPSTEVIAGNGRILTAGAIDCHVHLICPQLMSEALGAGITTLIGGGTGPAEGTKATTVTPGEWHLARMLEALDGWPVNFVLLGKGNTVNPEGLWEQLRGGASGFKLHEDWGSTPAAIDACLTVADAAGVQVALHTDTLNETGFVEDTLAAIAGRSIHTYHTEGAGGGHAPDIIRVASEPNVLPSSTNPTRPHTVNTLDEHLDMLMVCHHLNPRVPEDLAFAESRIRPSTMAAEDLLHDIGAISMIGSDSQAMGRIGEVVLRTWQTAHVMKRRRGALPGDSSGIHGADNLRARRYVAKYTICPAISHGLDHEVGSVEVGKLADLVLWEPAFFGVRPEVVLKGGMIAWAAMGDANASIPTPQPVFPRPMFGAAPTAAAATSVHFVAPQAIDAGLADRLDVKRRLVAVRDTRATGKAALPLNDALPDIQVDPDTFTVRIDGEVWHEQPATELPMAQRYFLF from the coding sequence ATGGCCAGCCTGTCGAGGGACCGCTACTCCGCGCTGTTTGGGCCCACAACCGGGGACCGGATCAGGCTGGCGGACACCGACTTACTGGTCGAGATCACCGAAGACCGCAGCGGCGGCCCGGGATCGGCCGGCGACGAGGCGGTGTTCGGGGGCGGCAAGGTGCTGCGCGAGTCGATGGGCCAGGGACGCGCGTCCCGCGCCGACGGTGCACCCGACACCGTGATCACCGGCGCGGTGATCCTCGACCACTGGGGAATCATCAAGGCCGACATCGGCATTCGCGACGGCCGGATCGTCGCCATCGGCAAGGCGGGCAACCCCGACGTGATGTCGGGTGTGCATCCCGACCTGGTGGTCGGGCCGTCCACCGAAGTCATCGCGGGCAACGGCCGAATCTTGACCGCCGGCGCCATCGACTGCCACGTGCACCTGATCTGCCCGCAGCTGATGTCCGAGGCGCTCGGGGCCGGCATCACCACGCTCATCGGCGGCGGCACCGGCCCTGCCGAGGGCACCAAGGCCACCACCGTGACCCCGGGCGAATGGCACCTGGCCCGGATGCTCGAGGCGCTCGACGGGTGGCCGGTGAACTTCGTGCTCCTCGGCAAGGGCAACACCGTCAACCCCGAGGGCCTGTGGGAGCAATTGCGCGGTGGTGCTTCGGGATTCAAGCTGCACGAGGACTGGGGTTCCACGCCGGCGGCCATCGACGCCTGCCTGACCGTCGCCGACGCCGCCGGCGTGCAGGTGGCGCTGCACACGGACACCCTCAACGAAACGGGCTTCGTCGAGGACACTTTGGCCGCGATCGCCGGCCGCTCGATCCACACCTATCACACCGAAGGCGCCGGCGGCGGCCACGCTCCCGACATCATCCGGGTGGCGAGCGAACCGAATGTGCTGCCGAGTTCCACCAATCCGACCCGCCCGCACACGGTGAACACCCTCGACGAGCACCTCGACATGCTGATGGTCTGCCATCACCTCAACCCGCGGGTGCCGGAGGATTTGGCCTTCGCCGAGAGCAGGATTCGCCCGTCGACCATGGCGGCCGAGGACCTGTTGCACGACATCGGCGCGATCTCGATGATCGGCAGCGATTCGCAGGCGATGGGCCGGATCGGCGAGGTGGTGCTGCGGACCTGGCAGACCGCGCACGTGATGAAACGCCGCCGCGGCGCTCTGCCGGGTGACAGCTCGGGCATCCATGGGGCCGACAACCTGCGCGCCCGACGTTATGTCGCCAAATACACCATCTGCCCGGCCATCTCGCACGGCCTGGACCACGAGGTCGGCTCGGTGGAGGTGGGCAAGCTGGCCGATCTGGTGTTGTGGGAACCTGCCTTCTTCGGGGTGCGCCCGGAGGTGGTGCTCAAGGGCGGCATGATCGCGTGGGCGGCGATGGGTGACGCGAACGCGTCGATCCCGACGCCCCAGCCCGTGTTCCCGCGCCCGATGTTCGGCGCGGCACCGACGGCGGCCGCCGCCACGTCGGTGCACTTCGTGGCGCCGCAGGCCATCGACGCCGGCCTGGCCGACAGGCTCGACGTCAAGCGGCGCTTGGTCGCGGTGCGCGACACCCGCGCGACCGGCAAGGCGGCACTGCCGCTCAACGACGCGCTGCCCGACATACAAGTAGACCCGGACACCTTCACCGTGCGCATCGACGGCGAGGTCTGGCACGAGCAGCCGGCCACCGAATTGCCAATGGCGCAACGCTATTTCCTCTTCTGA